The DNA sequence CCTTCTGCTGTATTCCTTATCTCCTAGGAATTTATGAGGACTGCATGGGTTTTTAAACATAATGAAAATGAATTCTTAGTTGTGGAATAAAACAATACTAGTGATGACGATTTCAGCATGCTATATTTTGTATAATAATTTTTATCCCCGCTGTCACCTATAACAGTAAATCGTAAAAATTCATtgaatattattaaaataataattaaaatgtaAGAAAATTTTATCTTTCAGTTACTTATATCTGTCTTTACCAATTGTGTGAAAGTTCATGTCAAATATAGTTCTACGCCTGTGAACGAAGGTTCTAACAAATTGTTTGTGAAATCTAGTAAAGATAATAACCTGAATACTTGATAGACTTGTTGTACAATTAGCTCTCTTGTTATGGGCTTTTTCCATTAGATCTGGCTCTTCCAAAGGTTTTCTTTCACACGCATGAAAAATGTCAGAAAAATGGGAGGTGGAAAAGATTGTTCACAAGCACTAGGAGTGCGTTTCTTTTTAGTTGTAACATAGGGTCGAGTAAATATAGGAGCTTTATATTTGCTGAGTACCAGATTTTCGCAAGATCAAAGTTACCGTGATCTAGGGGACGGATAATTGTGGGTAGAAATGGAATAAGGGGGAATGATGTTCATATGTCACACAGATCATAATAGTCTTAACTCTAACCTAGAGACAGTAAtacaattaaatataatatattccGTAAGTTGAACATAGTAAAAATGAAAATCTTTTATTGTATCTTCTTGCGATTAAAAATATCCATATTTCGCAAAAAAAAATATCCATAGTGTGGTACCAAATAACTGTAGAATATTTACTGGAATTTTTAAGTCTTCATGACCTATTACACAACAGATCCGCTGAATTAGAGATTATTTTGGGTTCAACTGCAGTCCCTTCTTTGGCACATAGACTCGGGAGGTGAAAAAATTAATAGTCTTCATCCTGTTTCATCTTTGACACACAAACTATACATAGTCAAAGTGGCAAATGCTTTTAGTTCTCATGCTTGTGACAAGCGGAGAATATTTCTCTGCAAGCTAAAAGGGTCGAGATTAAAGATTGAACTATTTTATTAGACTAAGAAATATCCGATAGTGTTATTGTATACGAATCCTTTGTGGTTGTGCACGCACGTGCTCAGATTTACAACTATTGTTAGATTCAGAAGCTGATTATCTAACTCATACTGGTTATTCCTATTCGCCTATAAGATGTCACTCAAACAATTTGTGACACAGTGAAACTTGATTTTTAGAATTCAGAACATCAGCATATGTGTATGTACATGCATGTGCACACATGTTCTTTCCATCTTTAATATTTTCCCACGGTGATTGATGCGGCACTAATGGTAAATAGTACAAAGACTTTAGTGATTGTTAAAGTTTACTCTTTCGGGAATTAACACAACTGGGGTCAACGAATTCATCCTAGATAGTTTTCCACGAAAGTCTTTGTTGTGATAGCCACTAGTACAGTATAGCATTTTGTTTATTTGATCTGAAGGTTCCATTAGTTTAACCTTTATTCAATGCAGGAAACACTAATGAAGTTTGTCTTTCTAAGGGTGGTCGTTTTCCACCGTATTCAAACCAAGGGAAACCTCCAAGAAGTGTGAGCAAGGGCCCCAAAGATTTAATCCTTTGTAGGATGTACCGCAAAAAGACATGTTGTGATGTCACCCAGACACACCCTGCTTTTATGGCCATTAGAAAATTGGCGTCAACAGGGGAGGCAAATGCAGATTGCTTGCTGTTGTGGGAATTTTTGGAGTGTTCTATCTGTGATCCACAAGTTGGTGTACAATCTGGACCTCCACTTATATGTGCATCTTTATGTGATAGAGTGTACGATGCCTGCGCTAATGCCTACTTCTCCATGGATGCTAAGATTCAGGTTAGTGGTAGTTGCAAGACCTTAATTAATCTATTGATTCTTTTTAGCAGATTTAATACATTCTAAAATGCAAGAAACCATACAATTAACCAACAGACTTCGTATTAGTAGTTGACGGTTCAAGCCTTCTTAGAGGCAAGCGGTTCCGTGTGCAAGTTAGTAGGGTGTGTGAGTTTATCTAGAAAAAGAAGAGGAAGCTTAGTATGCTCACATAATAAACTCGGCTACTATATGTAGATATGACTTTATTGCATTACATACTGGATATATATGTCAAATATGTAATAAACTTTCATGTCTGGCTTGTGGCttaaaaatttattttgtaaGATGGACATAAACATCTATTTTTTTTTTACTAAATACATAGACATCTATTTGTCTTTGAAGCTTTCAAATATATCTATAAAACCGTGATAAAGGATTATTTTATGTTGTTACTCGATTAACTTCTTCCAGGCAGTGGTGGATCAATGTGGAGGCAATCCAGAACCCATTAAAATAagtaataaatataatatatatgtaACGTATTTGGACGTTTTATATATATGCTGCAGCAATTGAATTGGTAAGACTAATGGTGGGGGTTTAGTAATACATCAGATCCAGGATTTGATTTTCTTGTTCACCCTTTGCACCTTTCTCTTTCTTACTATTTTTCTTATGTATATTTTGTTGCATTAGGTTCACTTAAATATGTTACTAGTTGAAAATAAAATCAAATTTGTCCCTATCAAATATCATTACCTATATCCATTGCTGACATCAGTGCCTTTAAGCTAATTCCTGTTTTTCCGGTAACTGGATGCATGAAGTGAGTGCATGTTGAAGATGTATCGGAAGTTGCTATTTATTGGTTCTCGGATACATCCCATATTATAGTTTTCTTTTCAAATTATCTGAAATGTCAGGAATACATATCAACAGATCGGACATGCTCCACCATTAATGACCATGTTTTCCTGTATGTTGTATAACTGGTAACATGAGTATCTTCTTGCTAGTTACTTAGGTAGATGGGTCACATTTACTATTGGCCATTTGAACACTGAACTGGGTCTGGTCAGTTTAAGATAAAGATAACCAAAACTTAGAGGCAACTTTCAACTTTCTACTCTAAACTTCCAACTATGTCCAAATTATCTCAGTGTTAGTTTGGATGAATTTTATATATTTGTGTTTACCTCTATGAAGATGTATATAATATATTGCAACTGCTTATTTATATGTTATCTTTTTTAAAATTGTTATTGAAAGTATTTTACcaatatatattaataaatataatgGAAGTTCATATGTCTTCCATTTTTTGCATCTAGACTTTTGGTTGACATGTTTAGTTCTGACTATCACATTGCAGGCCCTAGCACCTTGTGGAGTGAACGACTTTATCTGTGGTCGAGCCTCAGAATGGATATCTAATGGTACCGAGCTCTGTCATGCTGCTGGTTTTGCAGTGAAGGCATTATATGATATTCAAGACACATCTTGTTATGGTGGGAGAGGTAGTCTCGATGCCATTGCAGATGCATGGAAGTCTTCAAAGTTTTTCATTCCACAGAAAGCTGGAGTACTGGAAGATTTCAAGCAGTGGTTGAGGGAAACTACATTCAATGAAAAAGTTTCTTGGGCAGTAGCGGGTTTGGTTCTAACTGCAGGACTTCTGTTTAACAGGTTATTATACAGTAATACACTCATTTGGCAACCTATTTACAATTCCCATTTAGCTATCATGTACCTTGGCATTTCTTATATCGTTGAACTAGTGTTTATCTTAAATATATGCTTAGCCCTATAGGTGACTGCACAGATAAAAATATGCTTGGAGGTTTTTCTGAAATTTGTTGATTAAATGTAGAAGTCAAGGAAATAGATGTGCCGTCCTTTAAGGACACAAGGGCATCAGTTGTCCTTATTTTATGTGCGATGTTGCTTCATTGTGATTTTTCTATTCTTCTGCTGTCTAACTGTGGAACTTGTTAATGTTGCAGTAGAAAGAAAAGGCGTTGTCAGGAAAATATACAAGCTGTTATCCAACGGAATGCAAGGATAAAGAACCCAAGTTTGACTTCTGATCTAGCAAATGCACATGGAAGATAGATACACTGTTTTGCTTAGTTATACTCAGGTTAGTAACGGATTTGCAAGCAGCAGGCTGGTGTATTTCAGTTTTCATCCTTACTGTTTCTATGAATGACATCCTTGATGAAGGAATACCCACATGTCAAAGTTGCTTACATATTTTGGAAGTTCATCTTTTTAGTATCTCAAATTTATGCTTATGTCTTATGTTTGTTTTTATGTAGTTTTGACATGGTGCCCCTAATGTTCCTACATAGGTCCAAAATATCCAAGAAAAGAATTGAATCAGGTGGTAACAAGAGGAAGACATGAATCAGTTGTACCAGTAGAACACTTAAATTATCGAAGGTTCCTTGTTAGATTGTGGCCTTTGGTTTGTAAAATTATGATGGAGCTGCCTTTGGCTTGTTCTGAAATTAGATTTACAAGAGAGTTGTGTCTATTGAAGATATTTCCACTGTATTCTGGATAAACACTAAACCACTTTACGTAATCTGAGAAAAAAAATTCTAAGATGTAACATATTAGTTATAGATATCTCACCACCTGATGCTACAAGCTACATTCCTGGGAATCAGGTAGACTGGTGACCTCTGCGAACAACTTTAAAGAGGAAAAATCATCTTAAACCTCCTCCATGGATTCTGGTAACCATACATGAAGGCGAAATTGTGCAGATTTTGCATCAGCACCAACAAATATAACAATGGCACAGAAAGGAGATTATTGTTTATGCTCTGGCTTAGCAGTAAAATGTAGAAATTAGCTCAAGGTAAAACATTTGGATCTCTTCTGAAGGTAAAATATTCagataaattaaaataattttacatattactatatatattgttgtaaATAATTTCGTCCACTAGACTCTAATATCCTGGAGGGTCCATGTCCATCGATTGGCTGTAGTCATCGCAGAAATATCAATTTACCAAAAATTGATGTTAATCACGTCACTCTATCCGTGCTTCATTTTTTATTTTAGGATTTTTGCTATCCAGGGACAAATGGTTGCACAACTATCAATGGATGTGTACCAACACCTAATCCTGGCTCGTCTCTGTTGTTACCCATGAACTTTCAAATTTatctttaaagttttaagggattgaaattttaaaaaaaaattaaggaAATTGATTCAGCTAAACAGCAAGCATTTCTTTTATAACACACTCGTCCTTAGGTAGCTATCCCTGAATTACAAAGTTCATCCATCTTTGGAGTTGTCTCCAAAGCATGGGATAGTCAACACAACATAAATCAGCAACTCAAAACAGAAGTAAGATGGGTATGATACATGATTTACAAAAACATTGTAATAAAATAATACGGGCCACATAACACCTCGAATATTCTAATTACTAAAACTGGGTGCCCAATCAATGAACCTGAAATATATGAGTTACTGCACAGATGGAGGTTTGTTAATGCACAATCTTCTCTGGTGATCTCTATTACTATCAATATCACTCTAGATCCGAGCCTATATGGATAAGGCAGGATATATGCGATGTGATATAAGGCTCATCACCAAAGGAAAAAATGACGAGTTCAGGACTGTGATAGGATCTTATTCACGCATTTCTGTCATGCCGAAGACGCTCCAATTTTAGGGGGCTGTTTAACAGAAATTACAAATAAAGTAAGACACATTGCTTAATAAAAAAACTAGACAAAAAATAGCAAAAGTTAACTGCTAATTACCTTTTTAAGAGGCTTTGATGCGCCTGGTTTCTCAATCGGTTTTAAAATCTCGAAAGAACACATTAAGGATTCATCTACACTCAACAGAGCACCTGCATTGTCAAACTCACCCCCGTAGTTTGGAGCAGAAAATATTGTGACAAGTTTCCGTTTAGCAAAGAACTCGTAGCCATCTTCCACAACCTGTATTTGCTAACATTAGTCTTTGCTAATAACATTAGGTCACCGGATGAATTCAAAACCAAGTTCGAAGGAAAATTGAATGTTTCAAGACCAAGGGAATATGGTATTTGTGCTATCAAGTTTACATGTTTACCTGATGGGCAcgacaaatcaaatccaagtcattcTTCTCCAAAAACTCAGCAACTACGTCAGCCCCAAATGTAAATGAGACACCTCGGTCACTATCTCCCCAACCCTCAACATTCGGATCAGGGTCTGACCAGAGCAAATCACACAAGAGACCATTATCCGGAATTTCAGAGGGCCTCTGAATATCATTTATTTGATCCAAAGTTTCCAATTCTGGTGAAAGTCCTCCATGCATGCAAATTATCTTCTCATCAATAACCGCAGCAATTGGCAAACAATTAAAGCAGTCAGTGAATATCTTCCAAAGCCGGATATTAAATCTCCTTTTACATTCATCGTAAAAGCCATATATACGATTGATTTTTGCATCTTCGTGGTTTCCCCTCAACAGGAAAACTTTATCAGGATATCTTATCTTATATGCCAGTAGCAAACATATGGTTTCCAAGCTTTGCTTGCCTCGATCTACGTAATCTCCAAGAAATAGGTAATTTGCAGCAGGAGGGAACCCGCCATACTCAAAAAGTCTCAATAGGTCTTGATATTGACCATGTACATCTCCTGAAAGTCACTTCAAGTATCAGGCTCTTTAATGTCCAGAGCAGGTGTTAACAAAATAACATGAGCTAACAAGGAAGCAAGCATTGATCATAAAACCTAAAAAGTATAGACTTGTAGTTGAACAATATGTGTGCTTTTATCCTTAAGGCAGGCACAAATCTTATAAGAATTGATACTGAAAAAGGGGTCCAACATTATGTATTTCTTCTTATCATTAGAAAACATTTTACATCCTAAATATGTTCAATAATTCTAACATTTTACTATAACTTATGTTACATTGAGAAATACTTGGGAAGGAAACCTCGCCAATGACCTTAAAAACtaattaatgcatgaaactataATATTATCAAGGGTTTGTTAAAGGGACGTTAAGAACACCCTCATATTTATTGCAAACATGGATATATTACCAAATTCAAGAACCGTGAGATATAATTTGTAAAAATTCCACTGCATAAAAAAACCCTCATTTTAAAATCTTATGTTTACCAATAACTGTGATACGATGAGTTATTCTTTTATCAACAAGATACCGTCCTAAAATTCGAGATTAAGGTAACAATCAGGTAAACATGTATCCAATTTTATATGAGCTCTTACATAAACAAAAGAGAGAATGAGGGACAACAGGTAACAAACAAAGTTTAATATTTCCTAAAACAATTCCCTGCACCTCATAAGAAATCCAAAGAAACCAAGATACCTCTACAAAACACCATCTGCTAGAGTCTAAATTCCCTCTCCCAAATTTTCTAATATAATCAAGAAACCGCAACACTCCCTACATCCTTAACCAATACCCAAACACAAACCaaaaaaaaacattatgaatCAGTTCAAACCCCATAACACAAACTCACATAATTCTTATAAAAAACAGGTGCATATATACACACACCGACGAGCCTTATCGAGAATTCCCAAAATAATCATAAAACCACACAATCTTGCACCAACAAACAACACAACACCTCAAATCAACACAATAACATAAGCCCAATGACAAAAAgcataataaatataaaaattccACAAAAAATCCATAATCATATTCAATGAGAGGAGGAGGAGGAGGGGTAGGGAGGAGAAATAGACCGCAGATTTTGATAGGAGCCCTGAGATGAAGAAGAGAAGGCTGAGAAAGAAAGATTTGACGAGCGTTGACACAAAGCTGTCTGATTTCTCCTTCTGATAGCTGTACTTGTTTGCTTCCTCCTTTTCCTTCTAATAATCTCCTTATTATATCATCCAACACACTTGAATCCATCATTCCTTCCATTGTCATCATCATGCAGCATATAATCCTACTTATATTTATATTGTCAACAACACCACAAAATCACGATTCTTGATTTTGATCCAATCTGGGATTTCAAGATATGGGTCTGCTCACAAAAGATGAGGATTTTAATGGGGTTTGCTTAGATTTTGATGATATGGCTATGCTAAAGGTTGATTTGGGTTTGTAAGATGCGTGCTTTGCGAGTTTTCTTTTTTTGTACAAAATCATACAATATCATTTCTTCATGGATTTTTGTAATATCACATTTATTTACGGTTGATTGCAAAAACAGGGGGAATTATTGCCGCGTTTAATTCTACTTGCTTTACTTGAATACACACCCAGTATAAAATGTCTGCCATTATTTTATTTACAATGTATACAACTTTTTTGACACGTAACTGAATTATATCAAAATAACTTTTCaagaatttaaattttttatttgattcaaaaatatttatcatctaatcgaaaaatatttaaaaaattttaaaaattcaaatgataaaatattaatatttgaaaATTAAACACCACTATATTGGGTTGGTTCGCTGATATTTACAAAAAATATTTAAAGACGTAcacataaaaataataaaacataGAAACCATAATTATAAAATGAGTAGTATCTCGAATATGTTTTCTATTATAAGAATATATGGTCAAATTTAATGTAACTGGCATTTAACTTTTTAATATTatcaaatattaaattatttGATTTTTATAAATATCACGATTTTTGGATTTTGTATAAATGCGTAACAAAAGTTTGTTAATGCTGTCAACTTTTCCTAGAAAAAAACGAGAGAGGAAAGAGTAAAACTACCAAATCAAAACATAATCTAGGGGGTAACCTCCTACACACCATATTATATGACTCGGCGTTCATGTTTATATTTGACCTTGCTAGGTGGCTGaccaaaggtaaatcttgtttAAAATTGTTGGGTTTTGATTATAAAATTTATGAATGGGCTTATATTAGTTGGTACAGGTTACACCCCGTTAAGGGCGGATTTGGGATactttaaatataaaaaaaacttGTAAGAGCAAGTCCCGCAATATTGTTAAAGTGGTTGTTATtgttataatataatatttatacaAAAAAAATCAACTTCATTCAGATGTTATAATTGTAGTAAAATAGTAAAAGAGCTGAGTTCATATGAAGTATACCTTTTTGTCGGAGTCCTCGAAGTCCATTTACGTTTtgcaaataaaatatcttgtaaaatatgttattttgcaaaacatgttacacaaatagcataattTCAACAAAATCACGCAAATCTCTTTTTtttcgtaggtaacccgcagccgctacccttcggttGCGCACTAGGTAAACCCTACGTagcgacaggctctgactcacgaggcataattataaattcttctcccgtgggattcgaacctgtgaacaagaggatagttatcccctcttttaACCAgttgagccaacccttgcgggcacaaatctcatatatttacagtACAATATGTATATTCTGCAATAcgttctgcaacatgaacatttatgttctgcaaactaaacatattttgtagaataatatatttttacaatgttctgcttgtaaaatgtatgtaatctacaagatttttaataaaatagcgatgtttgtcgaaaaataatatattttgtaatattttaagttatattttacttgcataacatatatggactccgaggattccaattaaaaggtggactccatagaactttattaataataaaatattatattttattaatatatatacatGGTGTTATAATTGTCACATGCTTGTAAGTAGCAAAATGTATTAATAAATAATAGTGATAAGTATAGTTGCGTACTTCGTAATTATCTAATTTGAAATAAGGTTTTATTTTGTGCCTGTTTGGCCGCACGTTCAAACCAACTTATTTGAATAAATACATGTTCCCGACCTAGGAGTGTTTGGGTAGAAAAACAAATGAGACTTGTTTCCTTCTTTTTGGTGATAAGCAGAAAGTACACGCAGCACAGGTACATTCACGtttcattcaactcttcttggCGGTTAAATGAACCAGCCATTTAACATCTCATTATCAAATTATGACTAGAACATTTAATTAcctataatattaaatatttatttatagtTAAATTTATGATAGtttgattaaatattatttcaTAGTAGTTAGCATTAATGAATATTCTTGGCTTTAAATTTTGTGTActtcagtttatatatatatatatatatattaaaattagaGATTAATACTCCTAAGTACGTACTGACGTGAGTATAAATAGTTGTTTTTAATGTAAATGCACGAGGTTATTATTATAATTACAGAGtttatttaaaaaattagaaCTCTGCCATTAAAAATACACTATGTATTGAATTACCAAAAAAAAAAATACACTATATACTCAGGTAAGCCTCCTAAGTACGTACTTAGAGacatttttcttttaaaagtattatataagaattttgattttttattcatgtttttaattattatattattttttaattttttaaaataattataacttataagttatgatttacCAAACAGTTCAACAACTTATAACTAACTTATACGTGAAATTATCTAAACGcataaataacttataagttacgaTATTCATATAACTTATGTGACACTTTTTCaactttaagtcataagttacatTTTTTAATAAACCCCAAACGGGCCATTTAATATGTGTTACAAAAATGGAGTTTTAGATTATAagttttattatgttcttgatgttaatttCAAAATCTAATGATTAAAAGTTATTCCTTGATATTGATATGAGATATTAAACTTTCATGTATGAGTTTAAAATTTTTTCTTAATGAAATCTATAAAGAAATAGAGTGACCCAAAAATAAACCCGTGTGGGCTCGACCCAAaacggacaatatcatactaatgtggagttatgcctgctcagcaagcccaacaagtggtatcagagcttcagaTATAACGGTCCAGAACAATCTCAGACGGACTTCCAGAATGGGCCTAGTAGGAGGCAGATGGGTTACTCAGTATGCGCTTAAGGAAAAGGCATGTGGGtcttccagtatgggcctagggggagcaTATAGCCAGATAGATTTCCAGTATGGGTCAAGAGGGAGTCAGATCACATTGAAGGAGGCAGATTCGACTGGTGTCgagcccgatgtgtgaagggggagattattaggagttgtcccacatcgtttgtgggaggggcagtttgctagaatataagcagccagataactccattagtatgaggcGTTTTGAGAGTGACCCAAAAACAAAACCGTGCGGGCTTtacccaaagcggacaatatcatactaatgtggagttaagtctgctcagcaagcccaacaattatctcttcaagagcCGTCAGAGTTTCGAGTAAAGCCTGCCGACTCAGCTATTAATCTATTTTGTTTGTTTGTACCTGTTGATGGCTTCAACTTCTTTTTTTCTTTATCACTCTGCTAAAGCTATGGTTGTCGGTACAATCTCTGAAATTTCTTTGTTCTTACAATTACTGATTTGTATGCTTTTTACTTTCAtgttttgtttcgttaattgtttGTTTGGCCCTACCTTATTAAATATGTTGTATAACTGCATCTATATTGTTGTAATAGTTAATATTTCCGACAATATATTTGGTACTATTTTGCATATAACATTGGATGTTGAGTATTTCAGCATCAAAAAttactttttttttgtttttaattatagTAATAATTGCGTCTATTTTAGCAACATTATTGAAATTGCTATAATATAAATTTGAAAATTATTATATAAGTGATAAGTAaattataagttattttactGTTGGATAGTTATACTTAATTATAAGTTAAAATGTGTTAAGTAAATTGTAAATTATAAGtgaaatatttttaagaaaataaaattttaaaaaaatatttcaatatTATAAATAGAAAATAGAAAAGATACAATTAAAATACATAATTGTCGAAATATTATGCAAAGGAGCAAAACACATTGTTTAGTTATTCAGATTTGATCTTAGCAATACAagaataatataaatgaaaggtAGAAGGCTGAGAAAGTACCATAAAATTAAAATTAGCGTAGTTACCCATTTGGTGCAGATTTGTTTATCTTACACTGTTGTACAGACCGGGGCGGTTTCAACGTGAATAAAGGGGTACAAcccacccccccccccccccattatttttaacaaaaaatagTAACATTTTTATTATGCACTCCAAATTTCAATTTAATctaaattattaataataattttgatAAAAGCAAAGGTTATTTAAAAAGATAGATACATTATAATCTAGTATTTATTATAGTTATTTAATAAATAgtaaaatatttcagaaatagATATAAGTATGGGTAtttaaaaattacattttttttACTATATGCTACTCCCTACCGTCTCATAATAAAAGTCTTTTCGAATTTATACGCGTGCTTTAAGGTGTATAAAAATCATAACTCtacatatttttttataaaatttcattttttgaattaaaatttaacatttatacttttatttagaaaaaagaaatttgaaaaatgaCTTGTGGATCTATCatttttattcatcttaaaatacgCATAAAAAGTCAAAATGACTTGTAATTTGGAACGGATGGAGTACATAGTTACTACCAGTGTAGTTATTGATATGCTTTATGGAAGAGATTTAATTTCTAATATAAGGAATAATGATATTCGCTGCATTCGTTTCCTTCCGTTGTTTTCTTTCAATTGTTATCGTTTGTGGAAAAATGTCCAAACATTCTAAAGTatagttttattatttttttaatttttttaataaaattaaatatttaaattttatttttattttttcttaataaaaaataaaatatttaaatttttattcagaaaaagaattTTTTTAGAAAAAGTTACGTATATAACTATACTACATATTCATCTTAGAAAGATGCCTGCACGGCACAATCTTAGAAATGATAACTGATATGAATGGAAAGTAACCTGTAAAAATACAATTAATGTCGAATTAATTGTGTCATAAAGTTGACTTGTCAAAACCCGTGATGCCACGACCCAAAGTAGGTCGTCACGGCAATGGTCCGATAATAGTCTTCATAGTCCGAGTTGACCATAACAGACATGACCCAAGATGGGTCGTATCGCCCACGACCCAAAATTAACTACATGATAACGGCGTATCCAACATGGAAACAAACTCTTCTTAGGAAGGATCCCGGATCCACCATCTAGAGGAGTCCCACTTACCATCTAAATAGGAGAGTAGTCCGCCAAGTCTCCCTACCCTAGTCTAACCCTAATATCAATATCTATATAAAGGGATTTACCTCTCAAACTAG is a window from the Apium graveolens cultivar Ventura chromosome 1, ASM990537v1, whole genome shotgun sequence genome containing:
- the LOC141664874 gene encoding folate-binding protein 1-like isoform X1, whose amino-acid sequence is MRLYCIYPCIYIFLSLDPLLSYASGNTNEVCLSKGGRFPPYSNQGKPPRSVSKGPKDLILCRMYRKKTCCDVTQTHPAFMAIRKLASTGEANADCLLLWEFLECSICDPQVGVQSGPPLICASLCDRVYDACANAYFSMDAKIQALAPCGVNDFICGRASEWISNGTELCHAAGFAVKALYDIQDTSCYGGRGSLDAIADAWKSSKFFIPQKAGVLEDFKQWLRETTFNEKVSWAVAGLVLTAGLLFNSRKKRRCQENIQAVIQRNARIKNPSLTSDLANAHGR
- the LOC141664868 gene encoding serine/threonine-protein phosphatase PP1 isozyme 9 — translated: MMMTMEGMMDSSVLDDIIRRLLEGKGGSKQVQLSEGEIRQLCVNARQIFLSQPSLLHLRAPIKICGDVHGQYQDLLRLFEYGGFPPAANYLFLGDYVDRGKQSLETICLLLAYKIRYPDKVFLLRGNHEDAKINRIYGFYDECKRRFNIRLWKIFTDCFNCLPIAAVIDEKIICMHGGLSPELETLDQINDIQRPSEIPDNGLLCDLLWSDPDPNVEGWGDSDRGVSFTFGADVVAEFLEKNDLDLICRAHQVVEDGYEFFAKRKLVTIFSAPNYGGEFDNAGALLSVDESLMCSFEILKPIEKPGASKPLKKPPKIGASSA
- the LOC141664874 gene encoding folate-binding protein 1-like isoform X2; protein product: MRLYCIYPCIYIFLSLDPLLSYASGNTNEVCLSKGGRFPPYSNQGKPPRSVSKGPKDLILCRMYRKKTCCDVTQTHPAFMAIRKLASTGEANADCLLLWEFLECSICDPQVGVQSGPPLICASLCDRVYDACANAYFSMDAKIQALAPCGVNDFICGRASEWISNGTELCHAAGFAVKALYDIQDTSCYGGRGSLDAIADAWKSSKFFIPQKAGVLEDFKQWLRETTFNEKVSWAVAGLVLTAGLLFNRKKRRCQENIQAVIQRNARIKNPSLTSDLANAHGR